From the genome of Vicia villosa cultivar HV-30 ecotype Madison, WI linkage group LG2, Vvil1.0, whole genome shotgun sequence, one region includes:
- the LOC131650765 gene encoding uncharacterized protein LOC131650765, translated as MRNCRGAAGKDFFRFSKYYIDIYKSEIYVLMVIRCDPMNFQNPFKKLGFQKCISVVKIGYVGGIIVACKEDKLKIVLVSKWGQFIHMQVKNDKGQEWIFTMVYASPDEHNRKHLWEIMRLTYATMDMPWLVVGYFNDIAYANEKKGGGQVSARKCSIFGENMEAGNLSDLGAKGSNYTWGGPIYHGGQRIYERLDEVIRNEEWRLAFSEAHVKILTRVDFSHHHPIKISLSFCNYGRVAKSFRFESAWMLEENYMDRLQGFWNNNE; from the coding sequence ATGAGGAACTGTAGAGGAGCGGCGGGGAAAGATTTTTTTAGGTTTAGTAAATACTACATAGATATTTACAAGTCAGAAATTTATGTTCTTATGGTAATAAGATGTGACCCAATGAATTTTCAAAATCCATTTAAAAAATTGGGTTTCCAAAAATGCATATCAGTGGTAAAAATAGGTTATGTGGGAGGAATCATAGTGGCTTGTAAGGAAGATAAACTGAAGATAGTGTTAGTAAGTAAATGGGGTCAGTTTATTCATATGCAAGTTAAGAATGATAAAGGCCAAGAATGGATTTTTACAATGGTGTATGCAAGTCCTGATGAGCATAACAGAAAGCATTTGTGGGAGATTATGAGATTGACATATGCAACAATGGATATGCCGTGGCTTGTAGTTGGATACTTTAACGACATTGCATATGCAAATGAAAAGAAAGGAGGTGGGCAAGTTTCAGCTCGCAAATGCAGTATTTTTGGAGAAAATATGGAAGCTGGCAATCTGTCggatcttggagctaaaggctcTAATTATACTTGGGGAGGACCTATTTATCACGGTGGACAAAGAATATATGAGAGACTGGATGAAGTCATTAGAAATGAGGAATGGAGATTAGCTTTCTCTGAGGCTCATGTTAAAATTTTAACTCGAGTTGATTTCTCACATCATCACCCAATTAAGATTTCCCTAAGCTTTTGCAATTATGGAAGGGTTGCCAAATCATTTCGTTTTGAGAGTGCATGGATGTTAGAGGAGAATTATATGGATAGACTTCAAGGATTTTGGAATAATAATGAATAG